Proteins encoded together in one Streptomyces sp. NBC_01216 window:
- a CDS encoding SseB family protein, with protein MALKNIPDPGFSDDDGTADPELTAALAAWAEDPTAHGPVLTALRTARLLVPVVAVLGEAEEDPETGLRREKTSDMAVPTLTAGDRRALPAFTSTDTLARWDPAARPVAVPLRQALQAAAHENADTVVLDLAGPVPYQLSGPALLALAEGRASAAPLDDPAVREAVRAAVAAEPAVLRAHLGPGNADGTLALVLAGDTAPAEAAQRVARALAADETLRARLVRGLDLALLPVSATPPGEPFYVRE; from the coding sequence GTGGCGCTCAAGAACATTCCCGACCCCGGCTTCTCCGACGACGACGGCACCGCCGATCCCGAACTCACCGCGGCCCTCGCGGCCTGGGCGGAGGACCCGACCGCACACGGTCCCGTCCTCACGGCGCTGCGGACGGCGCGCCTGCTCGTGCCCGTCGTGGCCGTCCTCGGCGAGGCCGAGGAGGACCCGGAGACGGGTCTGCGCCGTGAGAAGACCAGCGACATGGCGGTGCCGACGCTCACCGCCGGTGACCGGCGCGCCCTGCCCGCCTTCACCTCGACCGACACGCTCGCGCGGTGGGACCCGGCCGCCCGCCCCGTCGCCGTGCCCTTGCGCCAGGCGCTCCAGGCCGCCGCGCACGAGAACGCGGACACCGTGGTCCTCGATCTCGCGGGACCGGTGCCGTACCAGCTCAGCGGACCGGCGCTGCTGGCCCTCGCGGAGGGCCGTGCCAGCGCGGCCCCGCTGGACGACCCGGCGGTGCGCGAGGCGGTACGGGCCGCCGTCGCGGCCGAGCCGGCGGTTCTGCGGGCTCACCTCGGGCCCGGCAACGCCGACGGGACGCTCGCCCTGGTCCTGGCGGGCGACACCGCTCCAGCGGAGGCCGCCCAGCGCGTGGCCCGTGCCCTGGCCGCCGACGAGACGCTGAGGGCCCGCCTGGTGCGCGGCCTCGACCTGGCACTGCTGCCGGTCTCGGCGACGCCTCCGGGCGAGCCCTTCTACGTCAGGGAATGA
- a CDS encoding DUF1844 domain-containing protein, giving the protein MSETPPTDSPGFDEMTRDIAEVPAVEVIVTVAVNLMSAAAVKLGLTEDGEAHKDLDEARKLVHALAGLLDAGATEISSFHAAPLRDGLKSLQLAFREASVIPDEPGQGPGEKYTGPVYG; this is encoded by the coding sequence ATGAGCGAAACGCCCCCCACCGACTCCCCCGGCTTCGACGAGATGACCCGTGACATCGCGGAGGTCCCCGCCGTCGAGGTCATCGTGACCGTCGCGGTCAACCTGATGAGCGCCGCGGCCGTCAAGCTCGGGCTGACCGAGGACGGCGAGGCCCACAAGGACCTCGACGAGGCCCGCAAGCTGGTGCACGCCCTCGCGGGCCTGCTGGACGCCGGTGCCACGGAGATCAGTTCCTTCCACGCGGCGCCGCTGCGGGACGGCCTGAAGTCCCTCCAGCTGGCCTTCCGCGAGGCCTCGGTCATCCCCGACGAGCCGGGCCAGGGTCCGGGCGAGAAGTACACCGGTCCCGTCTACGGCTAG
- the infC gene encoding translation initiation factor IF-3, translating to MWCYRGGSISAEPRINDRIRVPEVRLVGPSGEQVGIVPLAKALELAQEYDLDLVEVAANARPPVCKLMDYGKFKYESAMKAREARKNQAHTVIKEMKLRPKIDPHDYDTKKGHVVRFLKQGDKVKITIMFRGREQSRPELGFRLLQRLASDVEELGFIESNPKQDGRNMIMVLGPHKKKTEAMAEAREAQAARKAERQGTTPDETAPAAEAPADAPVENPEA from the coding sequence GTGTGGTGCTACCGAGGAGGATCCATCAGCGCCGAGCCCCGCATCAACGACCGGATTCGCGTTCCCGAGGTGCGACTTGTCGGTCCCAGCGGCGAGCAGGTCGGGATTGTTCCGCTTGCCAAGGCCCTGGAGCTGGCACAGGAGTACGACCTCGACCTGGTAGAGGTCGCGGCGAACGCCCGTCCGCCCGTGTGCAAGCTCATGGACTACGGAAAGTTCAAGTACGAATCGGCCATGAAGGCCCGTGAGGCGCGCAAGAACCAGGCGCACACGGTCATCAAGGAGATGAAGCTCCGGCCGAAGATCGACCCGCACGACTATGACACCAAGAAGGGTCACGTCGTCCGGTTCCTCAAGCAGGGCGACAAGGTCAAGATCACGATCATGTTCCGTGGTCGTGAGCAGTCCCGCCCCGAGCTCGGTTTCCGGCTGCTGCAGCGGCTGGCTTCGGACGTCGAGGAGCTTGGCTTCATCGAGTCCAACCCGAAGCAGGACGGCCGGAACATGATCATGGTTCTCGGCCCGCACAAGAAGAAGACCGAGGCCATGGCCGAGGCGCGTGAGGCCCAGGCCGCACGCAAGGCGGAGCGGCAGGGCACCACGCCCGACGAGACGGCTCCGGCCGCCGAGGCTCCGGCCGACGCGCCGGTCGAGAACCCCGAGGCGTGA
- the rpmI gene encoding 50S ribosomal protein L35 → MPKNKTHSGAKKRFKITGSGKVLRERAGKRHLLEHKSSKLTRRLTGNAEMAPGDAAKIKKMLGI, encoded by the coding sequence ATGCCGAAGAACAAGACGCACTCCGGTGCCAAGAAGCGCTTCAAGATCACCGGCTCCGGCAAGGTGCTGCGCGAGCGCGCCGGCAAGCGCCACCTGCTCGAGCACAAGTCGTCCAAGCTGACGCGTCGCCTTACCGGCAACGCCGAGATGGCCCCGGGCGACGCGGCCAAGATCAAGAAGATGCTGGGCATCTGA
- the rplT gene encoding 50S ribosomal protein L20 — MARVKRAVNAHKKRRAILEAASGYRGQRSRLYRKAKEQVTHSLVYNYNDRKKRKGDFRQLWIQRINAAARQNGMTYNRLIQGLKAANIEVDRKILAELAVNDANAFAALVEVAQKALPADVNAPKAAA, encoded by the coding sequence GTGGCACGCGTCAAGCGGGCAGTCAACGCCCACAAGAAGCGCCGGGCGATCCTCGAGGCGGCCTCCGGCTACCGCGGGCAGCGCTCGCGCCTGTACCGCAAGGCCAAGGAGCAGGTCACCCACTCCCTGGTCTACAACTACAACGACCGCAAGAAGCGCAAGGGCGACTTCCGTCAGCTGTGGATCCAGCGCATCAACGCCGCTGCCCGCCAGAACGGCATGACGTACAACCGCCTCATCCAGGGTCTGAAGGCCGCCAACATCGAGGTGGACCGCAAGATCCTCGCGGAGCTGGCCGTCAACGACGCCAACGCGTTCGCGGCGCTGGTCGAGGTCGCGCAGAAGGCGCTGCCGGCCGACGTCAACGCCCCGAAGGCCGCTGCCTGA
- a CDS encoding TrmH family RNA methyltransferase, translating to MGTPELISPRSPRVVAARRLSKRNFRGKDRLFIAEGPQAVREAVAHRAGDDAPTLVELFTTVEAAERHAEIVEAARASGARVHHASDAVLAEVSQTVTPQGLVGVCRFLDSPFEEILAARPRLVAVLAHVRDPGNAGTVLRCADAAGADAVVLTDASVDLYNPKSVRASVGSLFHLPVAVGVPVEQAVAGLKAAGVRVLAADGAGRNDLDDELDAGTMGGPTAWVFGNEAWGLPEETRALADAVVRVPIHGKAESLNLATAAAVCLYASARAQRTRTIA from the coding sequence ATGGGTACCCCCGAGCTGATCTCCCCGCGTTCGCCGCGCGTCGTCGCCGCCCGCCGGCTCTCCAAGCGCAACTTCCGGGGCAAGGACCGCCTCTTCATCGCCGAGGGACCGCAGGCCGTCCGCGAGGCCGTGGCGCACCGTGCCGGTGACGACGCGCCCACCCTCGTCGAACTCTTCACCACCGTCGAGGCCGCCGAGCGTCACGCCGAGATCGTGGAAGCGGCCCGCGCGTCCGGAGCCCGCGTGCACCACGCCTCCGACGCCGTCCTCGCCGAGGTGTCCCAGACCGTGACCCCGCAGGGCCTGGTCGGCGTCTGCCGCTTCCTCGACTCGCCCTTCGAGGAGATCCTCGCCGCCCGACCCAGGCTCGTCGCCGTCCTCGCCCACGTCCGCGACCCCGGGAACGCCGGCACCGTGCTGCGCTGTGCCGACGCCGCCGGCGCCGACGCCGTCGTCCTCACCGATGCCTCCGTCGACCTGTACAACCCCAAGTCCGTCCGTGCCTCCGTCGGTTCGCTGTTCCACCTCCCGGTCGCCGTCGGTGTCCCGGTCGAACAGGCCGTGGCCGGACTGAAGGCGGCGGGAGTGCGCGTCCTGGCCGCCGACGGGGCGGGCCGGAACGACCTGGACGACGAACTGGACGCCGGCACCATGGGCGGCCCTACCGCCTGGGTCTTCGGCAACGAGGCATGGGGTCTGCCGGAGGAGACCCGGGCGCTGGCGGACGCGGTGGTGCGCGTGCCGATCCACGGCAAGGCCGAGAGCCTCAACCTCGCGACGGCCGCCGCCGTGTGCCTCTACGCCTCCGCGCGGGCCCAGCGCACCCGAACCATCGCCTGA
- a CDS encoding sensor histidine kinase has product MTVGTDSPAHAQSAPTRAPGEPGKPADEGACPGARDLVGIDPDDLPDGLVIADETGRVVCFNAAAARIAAVPGPQALGLPLERALPLEDLKGRRWWPLTDPYGGLATRSGQPERNLLLPGGREVLVSARYVREHPTGPVRRVVVSLRGTEARRRTERSHAELIATVAHELRSPLTSVKGFTATLLAKWERFTDAQKRLMLETVDADAGRITRLIAELLDISRIDSGRLEVRRQPVDIAAAVGRHIQVHTTGGQSPDRFFVRVRPGLPDLWADPDKVDQVLGNLLENAVRHGEGTVTIEVAPALLEDDEKGTAVTVSDEGPGIPEESMGRVFTRFWRGSKRGGTGLGLYIVKGIVEAHGGTITVGRGPRGGAEFRFILPVGTPAYLV; this is encoded by the coding sequence ATGACGGTCGGCACGGACAGTCCCGCACACGCACAGAGCGCCCCGACGCGTGCCCCGGGGGAACCGGGAAAGCCCGCCGACGAAGGGGCGTGCCCCGGTGCACGGGACCTCGTCGGCATCGACCCCGACGACCTTCCCGACGGCCTCGTCATCGCCGACGAGACGGGACGGGTCGTCTGCTTCAACGCCGCCGCCGCCCGCATCGCCGCGGTGCCCGGCCCTCAGGCCCTCGGCCTTCCGCTGGAGCGGGCCCTGCCGTTGGAGGACCTCAAGGGCCGCCGCTGGTGGCCCCTCACCGACCCGTACGGCGGCCTCGCCACCCGCAGCGGCCAGCCCGAACGCAACCTGTTGCTGCCCGGTGGCCGTGAGGTCCTCGTCTCCGCGCGCTACGTCCGCGAGCACCCCACCGGGCCGGTCCGCCGCGTGGTCGTGAGCCTGCGCGGCACCGAGGCCCGCCGCCGCACCGAACGCAGCCACGCCGAGCTGATCGCCACCGTCGCCCACGAACTCCGCTCCCCGCTGACCTCCGTCAAGGGGTTCACGGCGACCCTGCTGGCCAAGTGGGAGCGTTTCACCGACGCCCAGAAGCGCCTGATGCTGGAGACCGTCGACGCCGACGCGGGCCGCATCACCCGGCTCATCGCCGAACTGCTCGACATCTCCCGGATCGACTCCGGGCGGCTGGAGGTGCGCCGCCAACCCGTGGACATCGCCGCCGCCGTCGGCCGCCACATCCAGGTCCACACGACCGGCGGCCAGTCGCCCGACCGGTTCTTCGTCCGCGTACGGCCGGGGCTGCCCGATCTCTGGGCCGATCCGGACAAGGTGGACCAGGTCCTCGGCAACCTGCTGGAAAATGCCGTGCGGCACGGTGAGGGAACCGTCACCATCGAGGTGGCACCCGCCCTGCTCGAAGACGACGAGAAAGGCACGGCAGTCACCGTGAGCGACGAAGGCCCTGGCATCCCCGAGGAGTCGATGGGCCGTGTCTTCACCCGCTTCTGGCGGGGGAGCAAGCGCGGTGGCACCGGTCTCGGCCTGTACATCGTCAAGGGCATCGTCGAGGCCCACGGTGGGACGATCACCGTCGGACGCGGCCCGCGGGGCGGCGCCGAGTTTCGATTTATCCTGCCCGTCGGCACCCCGGCCTATCTCGTCTGA
- the pheS gene encoding phenylalanine--tRNA ligase subunit alpha, whose amino-acid sequence MSAPNKSYDPVEVEALKPEEIERMRDEALAAFAAAGDLDALAHAKVAHTGGTSPLALANREIGALPPQAKAAAGKLVGQARGAVSKALAARQADLEAERDARVLVEEAVDVTLPYDRVPAGARHPLTTLMERVADVFVSMGYEVAEGPEVEAEWFNFDALNFVPDHPARQMQDTFFVEGTTADGKATTGDESGVVLRTHTSPVQARALIDREPPVYVVCPGRVYRTDELDATHTPVFHQIELLAVDEGLTMADLKGTLDHMVQALFGPAMKTRLRPNFFPFTEPSAEMDMLCYVCRGESVGNPDRPCRTCGSEGWIELGGCGMVNPKVLVACGVDPEKYSGFAFGFGIERMLMFRHNVDDMRDMVEGDVRFTRPFGMEI is encoded by the coding sequence ATGTCCGCACCCAATAAGTCGTACGACCCGGTCGAGGTCGAGGCCTTGAAACCGGAAGAGATCGAGCGCATGCGGGACGAGGCGCTCGCCGCCTTCGCCGCCGCGGGTGACCTCGACGCGCTCGCGCACGCCAAGGTCGCCCACACCGGTGGCACCTCGCCGCTCGCGCTCGCCAACCGGGAGATCGGCGCGCTGCCGCCGCAGGCCAAGGCCGCCGCGGGCAAGCTGGTGGGCCAGGCCCGTGGTGCCGTCTCCAAGGCCCTCGCCGCCCGGCAGGCCGACCTGGAGGCCGAGCGCGACGCGCGCGTCCTCGTCGAGGAGGCGGTGGACGTCACCCTTCCGTACGACCGCGTCCCCGCCGGCGCCCGCCACCCGCTGACCACGCTCATGGAGCGGGTCGCCGACGTCTTCGTCTCCATGGGATACGAGGTCGCCGAAGGCCCCGAGGTCGAGGCCGAGTGGTTCAACTTCGACGCCCTGAACTTCGTGCCGGACCATCCGGCCCGCCAGATGCAGGACACCTTCTTCGTCGAGGGAACCACCGCCGACGGCAAGGCGACCACCGGCGACGAGTCCGGCGTCGTGCTGCGCACCCACACCTCTCCGGTGCAGGCCCGCGCGCTCATCGACCGGGAGCCCCCGGTGTACGTCGTCTGCCCCGGCCGCGTCTACCGCACCGACGAGCTCGACGCCACGCACACCCCGGTCTTCCACCAGATCGAGCTGCTCGCCGTCGACGAGGGCCTGACCATGGCGGACCTCAAGGGCACCCTGGACCACATGGTCCAGGCGCTCTTCGGTCCCGCCATGAAGACCCGGCTCCGCCCGAACTTCTTCCCCTTCACCGAGCCGTCCGCCGAGATGGACATGCTCTGCTACGTCTGCCGCGGCGAGTCCGTCGGCAACCCGGACCGGCCGTGCCGCACCTGCGGCAGCGAGGGCTGGATCGAGCTGGGCGGCTGCGGCATGGTCAACCCGAAGGTGCTCGTCGCCTGCGGTGTCGACCCGGAGAAGTACAGCGGTTTCGCCTTCGGGTTCGGAATCGAGCGGATGCTGATGTTCCGCCACAACGTCGATGACATGCGAGACATGGTCGAGGGTGACGTCCGGTTCACCCGGCCGTTCGGGATGGAGATCTGA
- the pheT gene encoding phenylalanine--tRNA ligase subunit beta, with amino-acid sequence MRVPLSWLREYVDLPATETGRDVQAKLISAGLEVESVEQLGAGLTGPLVVGQVRTIEELTEFKKPIRFCTVDVGRAGGTGEPQEIICGARNFAEGDKVVVALPGAVLPGDFRIAERKTYGRVSRGMICSGDELGMGDDGTNGIIVLPRELEVGTDATALLELYDEVLDIAVTPDRGYCLSIRGVARETATAYGLPLRDPALLDVPAPNSYGYPVQIADPVGCDRFTARTVVGLEPEARTPIWMRRRLQKAGMRPISLAVDVTNYVMLELGQPLHAYDRTRLDGPIGVRRAAAGEKITTLDGVKRVLDGADLVIVDNRGPIGIAGVMGGADTEIADHADETTATTEVVIEAAHFDAISVARTARRHKLGSEASKRFERGVDPQAAAAAAQRTADLLVLLAGGTAEAGVTEIVAPSAPRTITLPANHPDRVAGVAYGRETVVRRLQEVGCDVYGQDELVVTVPSWRPDLNEPNDLAEEVIRLEGYENLPSTLPKPPAGRGLTERQRFHRRVGRTLAGAGYVEALNYPFIGEQSLDDLGLDADDARRLLVKLVNPLSDEEPALRTTLLPGLLGSLRRNDSRGSHDLALFETGLVFRPEGRSGVAVRLPVDRRPTDEEIAGIDARLPAQPRRAAVVLAGAREQAGWWGKGRPSDWADAIEAGRGVAAEAGVELIVSADRHAPWHPGRCAAFHVEVDGERVLVGHAGELHPRVVKAFGLPARSCAMEIDLDLLEKAHAGAVKAPRISSFPVATQDVALVVAAGVPAADVQAALTEGAGELLESVRLFDVYTGDQLDEGTKSLAYALKFRAGDRTLTVDEATAARDAAVALAAERTGATLRGV; translated from the coding sequence ATGCGGGTCCCGCTTTCTTGGCTGCGGGAGTACGTCGACCTGCCGGCGACGGAGACCGGACGAGACGTCCAGGCCAAGCTCATCTCGGCAGGACTCGAAGTCGAGAGCGTCGAGCAGCTCGGCGCCGGTCTGACCGGACCGCTGGTGGTCGGCCAGGTCCGCACCATCGAGGAACTGACGGAGTTCAAGAAGCCCATCCGCTTCTGCACCGTCGACGTGGGCCGGGCCGGGGGCACGGGTGAGCCCCAGGAGATCATCTGTGGCGCCCGGAACTTCGCCGAGGGCGACAAGGTCGTCGTCGCGCTGCCCGGCGCGGTCCTCCCCGGAGACTTCCGGATCGCCGAGCGCAAGACATACGGCCGTGTCTCCCGCGGCATGATCTGCTCCGGCGACGAGCTCGGCATGGGCGACGACGGTACGAACGGCATCATCGTGCTGCCGCGCGAGCTCGAGGTCGGCACCGACGCCACGGCGCTCCTGGAGCTGTACGACGAGGTCCTCGACATCGCCGTCACACCCGACCGCGGCTACTGCCTGTCGATCCGCGGAGTCGCCCGCGAGACCGCCACCGCGTACGGCCTGCCGCTGCGTGATCCGGCGCTGCTCGACGTCCCGGCGCCGAACTCCTACGGCTACCCGGTCCAGATCGCCGACCCGGTCGGCTGCGACCGCTTCACCGCGCGCACCGTCGTCGGGCTCGAGCCGGAGGCCCGCACCCCGATCTGGATGCGGCGCCGTCTGCAGAAGGCGGGCATGCGTCCCATCTCGCTGGCCGTCGACGTCACCAACTACGTGATGCTGGAGCTCGGTCAGCCGCTGCACGCCTACGACCGCACCCGGCTCGACGGCCCCATCGGGGTCCGCCGCGCCGCCGCCGGTGAGAAGATCACCACCCTGGACGGCGTGAAGCGCGTCCTGGACGGCGCGGACCTGGTCATCGTCGACAACCGTGGGCCGATCGGCATCGCCGGTGTCATGGGCGGCGCCGACACGGAGATCGCCGACCACGCCGACGAGACGACCGCGACCACGGAGGTCGTCATCGAGGCCGCGCACTTCGACGCGATCTCCGTGGCCCGCACCGCCCGCCGGCACAAGCTGGGCTCCGAGGCGTCGAAGCGCTTCGAGCGCGGTGTGGACCCGCAGGCCGCGGCGGCCGCCGCGCAGCGCACCGCGGACCTCCTGGTGCTGCTGGCCGGCGGCACGGCCGAGGCCGGGGTCACCGAGATCGTCGCCCCGTCCGCGCCCCGCACGATCACCCTGCCGGCGAACCACCCGGACAGGGTCGCGGGCGTCGCCTACGGCCGCGAGACCGTCGTCCGCCGCCTGCAGGAGGTCGGCTGCGACGTCTACGGTCAGGACGAGCTCGTCGTGACCGTGCCGTCCTGGCGCCCCGACCTCAACGAGCCGAACGACCTCGCCGAGGAGGTCATCCGGCTGGAGGGCTACGAGAACCTGCCCTCCACCCTCCCGAAGCCTCCGGCCGGCCGCGGGCTCACCGAGCGCCAGCGCTTCCACCGCCGGGTGGGCCGCACCCTGGCCGGCGCAGGCTACGTCGAGGCGCTGAACTACCCGTTCATCGGCGAGCAGTCCCTGGACGACCTCGGTCTCGACGCGGACGACGCCCGCCGCCTCCTGGTGAAGCTGGTGAACCCGCTGTCGGACGAGGAGCCCGCACTCCGTACGACCCTGCTCCCGGGGCTGCTCGGCTCGCTCCGTCGCAACGACAGCCGGGGCAGCCACGACCTGGCGCTCTTCGAGACCGGTCTGGTGTTCCGGCCCGAGGGACGGTCCGGCGTCGCCGTCCGGCTGCCCGTCGACCGCCGCCCCACCGACGAGGAGATCGCCGGGATCGACGCCAGGCTGCCCGCCCAGCCGCGCCGCGCCGCCGTCGTCCTGGCCGGCGCGCGCGAGCAGGCCGGCTGGTGGGGCAAGGGCCGTCCGTCCGACTGGGCGGACGCGATCGAGGCCGGCCGCGGCGTGGCCGCGGAGGCCGGGGTCGAACTGATCGTCAGCGCCGACCGGCACGCGCCGTGGCACCCGGGCCGCTGCGCCGCCTTCCACGTCGAGGTGGACGGCGAGCGGGTGCTCGTCGGTCACGCCGGCGAGCTCCACCCTCGGGTGGTCAAGGCGTTCGGTCTCCCGGCCCGCAGCTGTGCCATGGAGATCGACCTGGACCTGCTGGAGAAGGCGCACGCGGGGGCCGTGAAGGCCCCCCGGATCTCGTCCTTCCCCGTCGCCACCCAGGACGTCGCCCTGGTCGTCGCCGCCGGTGTCCCGGCCGCCGACGTCCAGGCCGCTCTGACCGAGGGGGCGGGCGAACTCCTCGAGTCCGTCCGGCTGTTCGACGTCTACACCGGCGACCAGCTCGACGAGGGCACCAAGTCCCTGGCATACGCCCTGAAGTTCCGTGCGGGCGACCGGACCCTGACGGTCGACGAGGCCACCGCCGCGCGGGACGCGGCCGTCGCTCTCGCCGCCGAGCGCACGGGAGCCACCCTGCGCGGCGTCTGA
- a CDS encoding transcriptional regulator, with protein MQPNTLLDALLDEAGVSHAGLAAHVNQAGRSRGLALRYEHTAVARWLKGQRPRGQVPDLICEVLAARLHRAVTLDDIGLGVPGAAAPQGSPLSGFVERATALWRSDAQQRPHLLGAQAVTGTPAVMPVWEWENPPEDADVSRDGLTRVSTADITMLGAARAHYEQMYRKAGGIATRARIAGFLNSETAPLLRGSYSDGLGRRLHRATGGLVAVAGICAYDSDALGLAQRYFHQALRLAKASGDRGLGAYVIALLVNQSLFMGEYRQAVAFAEAALRSARPEITPALAADLSAMQAKAYAHLGDGTAALGCIRRAEAEAVRIRPVHEPAETGYVQPGLVNVQVAEALLSLGDLPAAREHALAAVGTPAHDRGRVHRLAMLCQIELRQGDADEAARIAVEMTERARGMESQRLRDRLRLVRERLLAADCADAREAAELVEGALRVPL; from the coding sequence ATGCAGCCCAACACCCTGCTCGACGCCCTGCTCGACGAGGCGGGCGTCTCCCACGCCGGTCTCGCCGCGCACGTGAACCAGGCGGGTCGTTCCCGGGGCCTGGCCCTGCGCTACGAACACACCGCCGTGGCACGCTGGCTGAAAGGGCAACGGCCGCGCGGTCAGGTACCCGACCTGATCTGCGAGGTGCTGGCGGCACGGCTGCACCGCGCGGTCACCCTCGACGACATCGGCCTCGGCGTACCGGGGGCCGCCGCCCCGCAGGGTTCCCCGCTGTCCGGGTTCGTCGAGCGGGCCACAGCGCTGTGGCGTTCCGACGCGCAACAACGTCCTCACCTGCTCGGGGCGCAGGCCGTCACGGGCACACCCGCGGTCATGCCGGTCTGGGAGTGGGAGAATCCGCCCGAGGACGCCGACGTCTCCCGGGACGGCCTCACCCGGGTCTCGACGGCCGACATCACGATGCTCGGCGCGGCGCGTGCGCACTACGAGCAGATGTACCGCAAGGCCGGGGGCATCGCGACGCGGGCGCGGATCGCCGGCTTCCTCAACTCCGAGACGGCGCCACTGCTCCGGGGTTCCTACAGCGACGGCCTGGGCCGCCGACTGCACCGGGCCACCGGCGGGCTGGTCGCGGTGGCCGGGATCTGCGCCTACGACTCGGACGCCCTGGGCCTCGCCCAGCGCTACTTCCACCAGGCGCTGCGGCTGGCCAAGGCGAGTGGCGACCGTGGACTCGGCGCCTATGTGATCGCGCTGCTCGTCAACCAGTCTCTGTTCATGGGGGAGTACCGGCAGGCGGTGGCCTTCGCGGAGGCGGCGCTGCGCTCGGCCAGGCCGGAGATCACTCCGGCGCTCGCCGCCGACCTGTCGGCGATGCAGGCGAAGGCGTACGCCCATCTCGGCGACGGGACGGCCGCGTTGGGCTGCATCCGGCGGGCGGAGGCGGAGGCCGTGCGGATCCGGCCCGTCCACGAGCCGGCCGAGACCGGGTATGTCCAGCCCGGCCTCGTCAACGTGCAGGTCGCCGAGGCGCTCCTCAGCCTCGGGGACCTGCCGGCGGCCCGGGAGCACGCTCTCGCGGCGGTGGGGACCCCGGCCCACGACCGCGGCAGGGTGCACCGGCTCGCGATGCTCTGTCAGATCGAACTGCGGCAGGGGGACGCCGACGAGGCGGCGCGGATCGCGGTGGAGATGACCGAGCGCGCGCGGGGGATGGAGTCGCAGCGGCTGCGTGACCGGCTGCGGCTGGTGAGGGAGCGTCTGCTGGCCGCCGACTGCGCGGACGCGCGTGAGGCCGCGGAGCTCGTCGAAGGGGCGCTGCGCGTTCCCCTGTGA
- a CDS encoding NUDIX hydrolase, producing the protein MQWTKLSEQAVYENRWFQVNLADVVIPDGRHLDHYLIRLRPVAVATVVNEANEVLMLWRHRFITDSWGWELAAGVVEDGESVASAAAREMEEETGWRPGPLRHLLTVEPSNGLTDARHHLYWTEEATYIGPPEDDFESSRREWIPLKLVPDMISRGEIPAASMAAGLLMLHHIRLG; encoded by the coding sequence ATGCAGTGGACGAAACTAAGTGAACAAGCGGTGTACGAGAACCGCTGGTTCCAGGTGAACCTCGCGGACGTCGTCATCCCGGACGGCCGCCACCTGGACCACTATCTGATCCGCCTGCGCCCGGTGGCCGTCGCGACCGTCGTCAACGAGGCCAACGAGGTGCTGATGCTCTGGCGCCACCGCTTCATCACCGACAGCTGGGGCTGGGAACTGGCCGCCGGTGTCGTCGAGGACGGCGAGTCCGTCGCCTCGGCCGCCGCCCGGGAGATGGAGGAGGAGACGGGCTGGCGCCCTGGGCCGCTGCGTCATCTGCTCACGGTGGAACCGTCGAACGGCCTCACCGATGCCCGGCACCATCTCTACTGGACGGAGGAGGCCACCTACATCGGACCTCCCGAGGACGACTTCGAGTCGTCGCGGCGGGAGTGGATACCGCTCAAGCTGGTCCCGGACATGATCTCCCGGGGGGAGATCCCGGCCGCGAGCATGGCGGCCGGGCTGCTGATGCTGCACCACATCAGGCTCGGCTGA